From Drosophila yakuba strain Tai18E2 chromosome 2L, Prin_Dyak_Tai18E2_2.1, whole genome shotgun sequence, one genomic window encodes:
- the LOC6528409 gene encoding kinesin-like protein costa produces the protein MEIPIQVAVRIFPHRELKDLLRSFGPSELKKDVQAEDEGADSKDPAVQATVAKINIAAKADPNGNVKEGSATDSKTIPDANGNDSGHRDYPDSAYCVQAIPISASALGLPSALPGGDPMDSIAAGLIQVGPHTVPVTHALSSSSSQEQVYHQTVFPLITLFLEGFDASVVTYGQRGQGKSYTLYGNVHDRSLTDSTEGVVHLCVRDIFSHISSHPGRTYAINVGFVEICGGEVCDLLGMGNIHCTNVDAVFHWLQVGLSARQPLPAHTLFTLTLEQQWVSKEGLLQHRLSTASFSDLCGTERCGEQPPGRPLDAGLCMLEQVISTLTDPGLMYGVNGNIPYGQTTLTTLLKDSFGGRAQTLVILCVSPLEEHLAETLGNLQFAFKVQCVRNFVIMNTYSDDNTVIVQPAAPVSNTSAGPLAQAGPGDNFGLQFAASQWSKLVTNAEGLFSKLIDSKLITEVEKEQIEEWLFLKQECEECLSSTEAMRQQKQLVPILEAEEPEEANSEPPNSDNENDTDNESHRPDLDDKIESLMEEFRDKTDALILEKHADYLSKHPKAVMQSQDRENGSQPPPENGDDRKISIGSRRRSVQPGASLSTAELAMLNRVASQQPSLPIDPESVVDPLESSSGEGLRQAALAAAAATAPIEQLQKKLRKLVAEIEGKQRQLQEIEETIQVKQNIIAELIKNSDTRSHAKQRFHKKRAKLETECDKAKKQLGKALVQGRDQSEIERWTTIIGHLERRLEDLSSMKHIAGESGQKVKKLQQSVGESRKQADDLEKKLRKECKLRSQMEAELAKLRESRETGKELVNAQGSPEQQGRQLKAVQARITHLNHILREKSDNLEEQPGPEQQESLRHEIRNLRGTRDLLLEERCHLDRKLKRDKVLSQKEERKLLECDEAIEAIDAAIEFKNEMITGHRSIDTSDRIQREKGEQMLMARLNRLSTEEMRTLLYKYFTKVIDLRDSSRKLELQLVQLERERDAWEWKERVLSNAVRQARLEGERNAVLLQRQHEMKLTLMLRHMAEETSASSASYGDRALAPACSSDFDYDHFYKGDGNPSKALIKAPKPIPTGSALDKYKDKEQRSGRNLFAKFHVLTRYASAAAAGSSGSTAEESTALIESTTTATATTTSTTTTGAIGKVKEKALVSFRPEQLKRLMPAPTATKVTRQKNKIIIQDASRRN, from the exons ATGGAAATACCCATTCAGGTAGCGGTGCGCATCTTCCCGCATAGAGAACTCAAGGACTTGTTAAGGAGCTTTGGTCCCTCAGAGCTCAAAAAGGATGTGCAAGCAGAGGATGAGGGGGCGGACTCCAAGGACCCTGCGGTACAAGCTACGGTGGCTAAAATAAACATTGCGGCAAAGGCGGACCCAAACGGGAATGTTAAGGAGGGCAGTGCGACCGATTCGAAGACGATTCCAGATGCCAATGGCAACGACAGCGGCCACAGGGATTACCCGGACTCCGCATATTGCGTCCAGGCTATTCCCATCAGCGCTTCTGCCCTAGGATTGCCCAGTGCTCTTCCAGGGGGAGATCCCATGGACAGCATTGCGGCTGGACTGATCCAAGTGGGTCCCCACACGGTTCCTGTCACTCACGCCCtgtccagcagcagctccCAGGAGCAAGTGTACCACCAAACGGTCTTTCCGCTCATTACCCTGTTTCTGGAAGGTTTTGACGCATCTGTAGTCACCTACGGTCAGCGGGGCCAGGGCAAAAGCTACACGCTCTACGGAAACGTCCATGACCGTTCCCTGACTGATTCCACAGAAGGAGTCGTCCACCTTTGTGTCCGTGACATTTTCTCGCACATATCATCGCATCCAG GACGCACCTATGCCATCAACGTGGGATTCGTGGAGATATGCGGAGGTGAAGTATGCGACTTGTTGGGCATGGGTAACATACACTGCACCAACGTCGATGCCGTCTTTCACTGGCTGCAAGTGGGTCTATCGGCTCGCCAACCGCTACCGGCGCACACCTTATTCACGCTTACCCTGGAGCAGCAGTGGGTGTCCAAGGAAGGGCTATTGCAGCACCGCTTGTCCACGGCCAGTTTCTCGGATCTTTGCGGCACTGAGCGATGTGGCGAACAGCCACCGGGCCGTCCCCTCGATGCTGGCCTGTGTATGCTAGAGCAGGTGATCAGCACTCTTACAGATCCAGGCCTCATGTACGGGGTCAATGGCAACATTCCGTATGGTCAGACCACACTTACCACTCTCCTGAAGGACTCGTTCGGCGGACGGGCTCAGACGCTTGTGATTCTGTGTGTGTCACCGCTTGAAGAGCATTTGGCCGAGACTCTGGGCAACCTGCAGTTCGCCTTTAAGGTGCAGTGCGTGcgtaattttgtaattatgaACACCTACTCCGATGACAACACGGTGATAGTTCAGCCGGCTGCTCCAGTTTCCAATACCTCTGCTGGACCTCTGGCGCAGGCGGGACCTGGGGACAACTTTGGCCTGCAATTCGCAGCGAGCCAATGGTCTAAATTAGTGACCAACGCTGAGGGGCTGTTTTCCAA GCTGATAGATTCCAAGCTAATTACTGAAGTGGAGAAGGAGCAGATCGAGGAGTGGCTTTTTCTCAAACAGGAGTGCGAGGAGTGTCTCAGCTCAACGGAGGCTATGCGTCAGCAAAAACAGCTGGTTCCCATTCTGGAGGCCGAGGAGCCCGAGGAGGCTAATTCTGAGCCGCCAAACTCCGACAATGAAAACGACACAGACAATGAGTCGCATCGGCCCGATCTAGACGACAAAATAGAAAGCCTAATGGAGGAATTTCGCGACAAAACAGACGCCCTTATCCTTGAAAAGCACGCTGATTATCTATCCAAGCACCCGAAGGCGGTTATGCAAAGCCAGGACCGCGAGAATGGATCACAACCACCACCAGAAAATGGCGATGATCGCAAAATCAGCATTGGCA GTCGAAGGAGAAGTGTTCAGCCAGGTGCTAGCTTAAGTACTGCAGAGCTCGCCATGCTTAATCGAGTAGCTTCCCAGCAGCCTTCTCTGCCCATTGATCCTGAATCGGTCGTTGATCCTCTGGAAAGTTCTTCGGGCGAGGGACTTCGTCAGGCAGCTctcgctgccgccgctgccacTGCTCCTATTGAAcagctgcaaaaaaaattgcGCAAACTAGTAGCCGAGATTGAGGGCAAGCAACGACAGTTGCAGGAAATTGAAGAGACAATCCAggtaaaacaaaacataatcGCCGAATTGATCAAGAACAGTGATACACGTAGCCATGCAAAACAAAGATTTCACAAAAAACGGGCCAAGCTGGAGACCGAGTGTGACAAGGCCAAGAAGCAGCTCGGTAAAGCACTAGTTCAAGGCCGGGATCAGTCGGAAATTGAGCGATGGACTACGATAATCGGACACCTCGAGCGTCGTCTAGAGGACCTTAGCTCCATGAAGCATATTGCTGGTGAGAGCGGACAGAAGGTGAAGAAGCTTCAGCAATCGGTAGGCGAGTCACGAAAGCAGGCCGATGATCTAGAGAAGAAGCTTCGAAAGGAGTGTAAGTTGCGCTCTCAGATGGAGGCGGAGCTGGCCAAGCTGCGAGAGTCTAGGGAGACTGGCAAAGAGCTAGTGAACGCCCAAGGCTCTCCTGAGCAACAGGGCCGCCAATTAAAGGCAGTGCAGGCTAGGATTACGCACCTTAATCACATTTTGCGCGAGAAGTCGGATAACCTAGAGGAGCAGCCGGGACCAGAGCAGCAAGAGAGCTTGCGTCATGAGATCCGCAACCTGCGCGGAACTCGTGACTTATTGTTAGAAGAGCGCTGTCATCTGGACCGCAAGCTTAAGCGGGACAAGGTGCTGTCTCAAAAAGAGGAGCGCAAGCTGCTCGAGTGCGATGAGGCCATCGAGGCCATAGATGCGGCCATAGAATTCAAGAACGAAATGATCACGGGCCACCGCTCCATCGACACGAGCGACCGAATCCAGCGGGAGAAGGGAGAACAGATGTTGATGGCCCGCTTAAATCGTCTCTCAACGGAGGAGATGCGAACGCTTCTGTACAAATACTTCACCAAGGTTATTGACTTGCGCGACTCCTCACGCAAGCTGGAACTGCAGCTGGTGCAGTTGGAGCGCGAGCGGGATGCCTGGGAGTGGAAGGAGCGCGTTCTGTCGAATGCCGTGCGCCAGGCTAGACTGGAAGGCGAACGAAATgcggtgctgctgcagcgTCAGCATGAAATGAAACTCACATTGATGCTGCGTCACATGGCAGAGGAAACTTCGGCCAGCTCAGCCAGCTACGGAGACCGCGCTTTGGCACCCGCCTGTAGCAGTGATTTCGACTACGATCATTTTTACAAAGGTGACGGTAATCCAAGTAAGGCACTGATCAAAGCGCCAAAGCCGATACCAACCGGTTCCGCGCTGGACAAGTACAAGGACAAAGAGCAACGCAGCGGGCGCAACCTCTTTGCCAAGTTCCATGTACTCACCAGGTACgcttcagctgctgcagcCGGGTCCTCAGGCTCCACGGCCGAAGAATCCACAGCCCTCATTGAGTCAACCACCACGGCAACGGCAACCACAACGTCTACAACCACTACCGGAGCCATCGGTAAAGTAAAGGAAAAGGCCCTGGTCAGCTTCAGGCCGGAGCAGCTGAAGCGACTGATGCCAGCGCCGACGGCCACGAAAGTGACGCGTCAGaagaacaaaataattattcaGGATGCAAGTCGTCGAAATTAA
- the LOC6528410 gene encoding putative pre-mRNA-splicing factor ATP-dependent RNA helicase PRP1 isoform X1: MSKRRIEVGETYGSKAKKETEASSSSAAAAAGTVAQILGGFVPNKQPPTMNPLTNTPYSQRYQNLYKKRIALPVFEYQADFMRLLSQHQCIVLVGETGSGKTTQIPQWCVDFAVSKGRKGVSCTQPRRVAAMSVAQRVSEEMDVKLGEEVGYSIRFEDCSTAKTLLKYMTDGMLLREAMSDPMLEQYQVILLDEAHERTLATDILMGVLKEVIRQRNDLKLVVMSATLDAGKFQQYFDNAPLMNVPGRTHPVEIFYTPEPERDYLEAAIRTVIQIHMCEEIEGDILMFLTGQEEIEEACKRIKREIDNLGSEIGELKCIPLYSTLPPNLQQRIFEAAPPPNANGAIGRKVVVSTNIAETSLTIDGVVFVIDPGFAKQKVYNPRIRVESLLVSPISKASAQQRAGRAGRTRPGKCFRLYTEKAFKNEMQDNTYPEILRSNLGTVVLQLKKLGIDDLVHFDFMDPPAPETLMRALELLNYLAALDDDGNLTDLGAVMSEFPLDPQLAKMLIASCQHNCSNEILSITAMLSVPQCFVRPNEAKKAADEAKMRFAHIDGDHLTLLNVYHAFKQSSEDPNWCYENFINFRSLKSADNVRQQLARIMDRFNLRRTSTEFTSKDYYVNIRKALVQGFFMQVAHLERTGYYLTIKDNQNVQLHPSTCLDHKPDWVIYNEFVLTTKNYIRTVTDVKPEWLFSLAPQYYDLNNFPQCEAKRQLELLQQRMETKQYQKGF; encoded by the exons ATGTCCAAGCGTCGAATTGAAGTAGGGGAGACCTACGGCAGCAAGGCGAAGAA GGAGACAGAGGCGTCCTCCTCGTCGGCGGCAGCCGCTGCCGGCACAGTGGCCCAGATCCTGGGCGGATTTGTGCCCAACAAGCAGCCGCCCACGATGAACCCACTGACCAACACGCCGTATTCGCAACGGTACCAGAATCTCTACAAGAAGCGCATTGCGCTGCCCGTATTTGAGTACCAGGCGGACTTCATGCGGCTGCTCAGCCAGCACCAATGCATTGTGCTGGTGGGCGAGACAGGCTCCGGCAAGACGACCCAGATCCCGCAGTGGTGTGTGGACTTTGCAGTGTCCAAGGGGCGCAAAGGCGTTTCCTGCACCCAGCCACGTCGAGTTGCCGCCATGTCCGTGGCCCAGCGCGTTTCGGAGGAGATGGACGTTAAACTGGGCGAAGAGGTCGGGTACTCCATTCGTTTCGAGGACTGCTCCACGGCCAAGACGCTGCTCAAGTACATGACCGACGGTATGTTGTTGCGCGAGGCCATGTCTGATCCTATGTTGGAGCAGTACCAGGTCATCCTGCTCGACGAGGCTCACGAGCGGACCCTGGCCACGGACATCCTCATGGGCGTGCTCAAGGAAGTCATCCGTCAGCGCAACGACCTTAAGCTGGTGGTCATGTCCGCCACACTGGACGCCGGCAAGTTCCAGCAGTATTTTGACAACGCACCGCTCATGAATGTGCCCGGTCGCACACATCCCGTGGAGATCTTCTACACACCCGAACCAGAAAGGGATTACCTAGAGGCTGCCATTCGTACGGTCATTCAGATACACATGTGTGAGGAAATCGAGG GTGATATCCTTATGTTCCTCACGGGACAGGAAGAGATTGAGGAGGCGTGCAAGCGCATCAAGCGCGAGATCGACAATTTGGGCTCTGAAATTGGAGAGCTAAAATGCATTCCCTTGTACTCCACGTTGCCGCCCAATTTGCAACAGCGCATTTTTGAGGCGGCCCCACCGCCAAATGCCAATGGCGCGATAGGACGCAAGGTGGTGGTGTCCACCAACATCGCCGAAACCTCGCTGACCATTGACGGAGTGGTGTTCGTGATCGATCCAGGCTTCGCCAAGCAAAAAGTGTACAATCCTCGCATTCGAGTGGAGAGTCTTCTCGTCTCCCCCATTTCGAAAGCGTCTGCACAGCAGAGAGCCGGTCGTGCTGGACGTACGCGTCCTGGAAAGTGTTTCCGTCTGTACACGGAAAAGGCGTTTAAGAACGAGATGCAGGACAACACCTACCCAGAAATCCTGCGCTCCAATTTGG GCACTGTGGTTCTGCAGCTCAAGAAGTTGGGAATCGACGACCTGGTTCATTTTGATTTCATGGACCCCCCTGCTCCAGAGACCCTGATGCGTGCCCTGGAGCTGCTCAATTATCTGGCCGCCCTGGATGATGACGGCAATCTTACGGACCTGGGCGCCGTTATGTCCGAGTTTCCCTTGGATCCGCAGCTGGCCAAGATGCTGATCGCCAGCTGCCAACACAACTGCTCCAATGAAATACTTTCCATAACGGCCATGTTGTCGG TCCCACAATGCTTCGTTCGTCCCAACGAGGCAAAGAAAGCTGCCGACGAGGCCAAGATGCGATTCGCCCATATAGACGGAGACCACCTGACCTTGCTGAATGTCTATCACGCCTTTAAGCAGA GCAGTGAGGATCCAAATTGGTGCTATGAGAACTTCATAAACTTCCGATCGCTGAAGAGTGCAGATAACGTGCGCCAGCAGCTGGCTAGGATCATGGACCGCTTCAACTTGCGGCGCACGAGCACGGAATTCACATCAAAGGACTACTACGTAAACATACGCAAGGCCCTCGTGCAGGGCTTCTTCATGCAGGTGGCTCACCTGGAGCGCACTGGTTACTATCTGACCATCAAAGACAACCAGAACGTGCAGCTGCATCCGTCGACGTGTCTCGACCACAAGCCCGATTGGGTCATCTACAATGAGTTTGTGCTGACCACAAAGAACTACATTCGCACTGTGACAGATGTAAAAC CTGAATGGTTGTTCTCCCTGGCGCCTCAATATTATGACTTGAATAACTTCCCTCAGTGCGAGGCGAAACGACAGCTGGAGTTGCTACAGCAGCGGATGGAGACCAAGCAATACCAGAAGGGTTTTTAA
- the LOC6528410 gene encoding pre-mRNA-splicing factor ATP-dependent RNA helicase DHX15 isoform X2, whose translation MSKRRIEVGETYGSKAKKETEASSSSAAAAAGTVAQILGGFVPNKQPPTMNPLTNTPYSQRYQNLYKKRIALPVFEYQADFMRLLSQHQCIVLVGETGSGKTTQIPQWCVDFAVSKGRKGVSCTQPRRVAAMSVAQRVSEEMDVKLGEEVGYSIRFEDCSTAKTLLKYMTDGMLLREAMSDPMLEQYQVILLDEAHERTLATDILMGVLKEVIRQRNDLKLVVMSATLDAGKFQQYFDNAPLMNVPGRTHPVEIFYTPEPERDYLEAAIRTVIQIHMCEEIEGDILMFLTGQEEIEEACKRIKREIDNLGSEIGELKCIPLYSTLPPNLQQRIFEAAPPPNANGAIGRKVVVSTNIAETSLTIDGVVFVIDPGFAKQKVYNPRIRVESLLVSPISKASAQQRAGRAGRTRPGKCFRLYTEKAFKNEMQDNTYPEILRSNLGTVVLQLKKLGIDDLVHFDFMDPPAPETLMRALELLNYLAALDDDGNLTDLGAVMSEFPLDPQLAKMLIASCQHNCSNEILSITAMLSASRLPS comes from the exons ATGTCCAAGCGTCGAATTGAAGTAGGGGAGACCTACGGCAGCAAGGCGAAGAA GGAGACAGAGGCGTCCTCCTCGTCGGCGGCAGCCGCTGCCGGCACAGTGGCCCAGATCCTGGGCGGATTTGTGCCCAACAAGCAGCCGCCCACGATGAACCCACTGACCAACACGCCGTATTCGCAACGGTACCAGAATCTCTACAAGAAGCGCATTGCGCTGCCCGTATTTGAGTACCAGGCGGACTTCATGCGGCTGCTCAGCCAGCACCAATGCATTGTGCTGGTGGGCGAGACAGGCTCCGGCAAGACGACCCAGATCCCGCAGTGGTGTGTGGACTTTGCAGTGTCCAAGGGGCGCAAAGGCGTTTCCTGCACCCAGCCACGTCGAGTTGCCGCCATGTCCGTGGCCCAGCGCGTTTCGGAGGAGATGGACGTTAAACTGGGCGAAGAGGTCGGGTACTCCATTCGTTTCGAGGACTGCTCCACGGCCAAGACGCTGCTCAAGTACATGACCGACGGTATGTTGTTGCGCGAGGCCATGTCTGATCCTATGTTGGAGCAGTACCAGGTCATCCTGCTCGACGAGGCTCACGAGCGGACCCTGGCCACGGACATCCTCATGGGCGTGCTCAAGGAAGTCATCCGTCAGCGCAACGACCTTAAGCTGGTGGTCATGTCCGCCACACTGGACGCCGGCAAGTTCCAGCAGTATTTTGACAACGCACCGCTCATGAATGTGCCCGGTCGCACACATCCCGTGGAGATCTTCTACACACCCGAACCAGAAAGGGATTACCTAGAGGCTGCCATTCGTACGGTCATTCAGATACACATGTGTGAGGAAATCGAGG GTGATATCCTTATGTTCCTCACGGGACAGGAAGAGATTGAGGAGGCGTGCAAGCGCATCAAGCGCGAGATCGACAATTTGGGCTCTGAAATTGGAGAGCTAAAATGCATTCCCTTGTACTCCACGTTGCCGCCCAATTTGCAACAGCGCATTTTTGAGGCGGCCCCACCGCCAAATGCCAATGGCGCGATAGGACGCAAGGTGGTGGTGTCCACCAACATCGCCGAAACCTCGCTGACCATTGACGGAGTGGTGTTCGTGATCGATCCAGGCTTCGCCAAGCAAAAAGTGTACAATCCTCGCATTCGAGTGGAGAGTCTTCTCGTCTCCCCCATTTCGAAAGCGTCTGCACAGCAGAGAGCCGGTCGTGCTGGACGTACGCGTCCTGGAAAGTGTTTCCGTCTGTACACGGAAAAGGCGTTTAAGAACGAGATGCAGGACAACACCTACCCAGAAATCCTGCGCTCCAATTTGG GCACTGTGGTTCTGCAGCTCAAGAAGTTGGGAATCGACGACCTGGTTCATTTTGATTTCATGGACCCCCCTGCTCCAGAGACCCTGATGCGTGCCCTGGAGCTGCTCAATTATCTGGCCGCCCTGGATGATGACGGCAATCTTACGGACCTGGGCGCCGTTATGTCCGAGTTTCCCTTGGATCCGCAGCTGGCCAAGATGCTGATCGCCAGCTGCCAACACAACTGCTCCAATGAAATACTTTCCATAACGGCCATGTTGTCGG CCTCTAGATTGCCTAGCTGA